The following proteins are encoded in a genomic region of Acidobacteriota bacterium:
- a CDS encoding DUF2283 domain-containing protein, with the protein MRLIVDKKEDALYFRLDENAIIESEEVRPGVILDFDKDGRVVGVEFLGIKARMSEEELSSFHYQAG; encoded by the coding sequence ATGAGACTGATTGTTGATAAAAAAGAAGATGCTCTTTACTTCCGTTTGGATGAAAATGCAATAATAGAATCTGAAGAAGTTCGTCCTGGTGTAATTCTTGATTTTGATAAAGATGGCCGAGTTGTAGGCGTTGAATTTCTCGGTATTAAAGCTCGGATGTCTGAGGAAGAACTTTCTTCATTCCATTATCAAGCGGGTTAA
- a CDS encoding DUF4258 domain-containing protein, with translation MIFTKHFKKMMKERSIRQEWIDRTLKEPQKIERHEDGTQHFLCQIQEHGNRWLRIIVDAQKQPHRAVTVFFD, from the coding sequence ATGATATTTACAAAGCACTTCAAGAAGATGATGAAAGAACGATCAATTCGACAAGAATGGATTGATAGAACATTGAAAGAACCACAAAAGATTGAACGCCACGAAGACGGCACACAACATTTTCTTTGTCAGATACAAGAACATGGGAATAGATGGCTGCGCATTATTGTTGATGCGCAGAAGCAGCCGCATAGGGCAGTAACAGTTTTTTTTGACTGA
- the xerC gene encoding tyrosine recombinase XerC — MRESVHKFIEYLRFERHFSEETCRSYLSDLAQFARFLDSEFDPGKKHKAEDVDVLAVRGFVGFLHRTGKKKSSIERKIVSLRSFFKFLCREGVLNANPAASVTLPKKERRLPKHLSVDEVFHLLDTPDKASPQGARDSAILELLYATGMRVSELVELSLNDVDITEMTVRVMGKGKKERLLPFGSKARDTLQNYLRLMSPVRDWAKSADALFLSMRGGRLTARSIRRIINIHISRASIATKISPHSIRHSFATHLLNAGADLRAIQEMLGHASLSTTQKYTHMDATKLMEIYDKSHPRARIPSSER, encoded by the coding sequence ATGAGAGAGAGTGTTCATAAGTTCATCGAGTATTTGAGGTTCGAGAGGCACTTCTCGGAAGAGACCTGCCGGAGTTACCTCTCGGACCTCGCACAGTTCGCCCGGTTCCTGGACAGCGAGTTCGATCCAGGAAAGAAGCACAAAGCTGAGGATGTTGACGTTCTGGCTGTGCGAGGTTTCGTTGGATTCCTCCATCGGACGGGAAAGAAGAAGTCATCTATCGAAAGGAAGATCGTCTCGCTCAGGTCGTTCTTCAAATTCCTCTGTCGGGAAGGAGTTCTGAACGCCAATCCGGCCGCATCGGTTACTCTTCCGAAAAAGGAGAGGCGACTTCCGAAGCATCTCTCCGTCGATGAGGTCTTCCATCTTCTCGACACGCCTGATAAGGCATCACCGCAAGGAGCAAGAGATTCGGCGATACTCGAGCTCCTATATGCAACCGGGATGCGAGTCAGCGAGCTCGTCGAGCTGAGCCTCAACGACGTTGACATCACAGAGATGACTGTGCGCGTCATGGGAAAGGGGAAGAAGGAAAGGCTCCTTCCTTTCGGGAGCAAGGCAAGAGACACCCTGCAAAATTACCTCCGGCTGATGAGCCCCGTTCGGGATTGGGCAAAGTCTGCCGATGCCCTCTTTCTCAGCATGCGGGGAGGAAGGCTAACGGCCCGGAGCATCAGGAGGATCATCAACATTCATATTTCCAGGGCTTCCATTGCAACGAAGATTTCTCCGCATTCCATAAGGCATTCCTTCGCCACGCATCTTCTGAACGCCGGAGCAGACTTGCGCGCCATTCAGGAGATGCTCGGTCACGCTTCCCTGTCCACGACGCAGAAGTACACGCACATGGACGCAACGAAGCTAATGGAGATCTACGATAAGTCCCACCCGAGGGCTCGCATCCCTTCTTCTGAACGATGA
- a CDS encoding inositol monophosphatase family protein: MDNTKDRLLRIAIEAAKRGGDVLMKYWENGERLDVDEKGKNDYVTQVDREAEKEIVSFIHSSVPDHDVVAEEFSRKKSGSRYVWLIDPLDGTTNYIHRFPVFCVSVSLLIDGEISVAAVFDPIRNDIFQAVKDKGAHLNQKKLTVSHPGSFGRAVLATGFPFREQHRLENYLKTFEHFVRTTSGIRRAGSAAIDLCYTAAGIFDGFWEMGLSSWDIAAGALLVREAGGIVTDFHEGNRFLETGDVVAASPFIHAELMKVIREAYPDSD; encoded by the coding sequence ATGGACAATACAAAAGACAGGCTTCTCAGAATCGCCATCGAAGCGGCAAAGAGGGGCGGTGATGTTCTGATGAAATACTGGGAGAACGGAGAGCGTCTCGACGTCGATGAGAAGGGGAAGAACGATTACGTGACCCAGGTGGATAGGGAGGCCGAGAAAGAGATTGTCTCATTCATTCATTCGAGCGTTCCTGACCATGACGTGGTAGCAGAGGAGTTCTCGAGAAAGAAGAGCGGTTCGCGTTACGTCTGGCTCATCGATCCTCTCGATGGAACGACCAATTACATCCACAGGTTCCCGGTCTTCTGCGTGTCGGTCTCTCTGCTGATCGATGGTGAGATCTCGGTCGCCGCCGTCTTCGATCCTATCAGAAACGACATTTTCCAGGCAGTGAAAGACAAGGGAGCTCACCTCAATCAGAAGAAGCTTACAGTTTCGCATCCCGGGTCGTTTGGAAGAGCCGTCCTTGCGACCGGATTTCCCTTCCGTGAGCAGCACCGCCTGGAAAACTACCTGAAAACCTTTGAGCATTTTGTTCGAACGACTTCCGGGATCAGACGTGCTGGTTCTGCCGCCATCGATCTCTGCTACACCGCGGCGGGGATTTTCGATGGGTTCTGGGAAATGGGCTTATCATCCTGGGACATTGCTGCCGGCGCCCTCCTGGTCAGAGAGGCGGGCGGCATCGTCACGGATTTTCATGAGGGAAACAGATTTCTCGAAACCGGCGATGTTGTCGCCGCTTCCCCCTTTATCCACGCCGAGCTTATGAAAGTCATCCGGGAAGCCTATCCCGACTCAGATTGA
- the pdxA gene encoding 4-hydroxythreonine-4-phosphate dehydrogenase PdxA: MKIKIGITTGDPAGIGPEVSLKAAYDLEVQSLCTPILIGDGDFLRKTAREIGHPETYSVEGTSEKNVEKVNGFLIYNVAGSARGVPTGKASAEGGKAASEYIRIGAQLALERKIGALVTAPICKESLQLAGVRHSGHTEFLASLSGVKEVGMLFYSHPLKIFLLTTHLSLKDAIGHVRKEEIVKKAKLLTEEYLRLFNEKPKIGICSLNPHAGEGGLFGEEENKEIIPAIEELRLLNIDVSGPYASDSIYARAMKGEFDLVFALYHDQGLIPIKSLKLRAVNVTLGLPFVRTSPDHGTAFDIVGKDVADPCSMIEAIKLAAMLLHSRSI; this comes from the coding sequence ATGAAAATCAAGATAGGGATAACCACGGGCGACCCTGCCGGCATCGGACCGGAAGTTTCGCTGAAGGCAGCCTATGATCTGGAAGTGCAGAGCCTCTGCACACCCATCCTCATCGGAGACGGGGACTTCCTCCGGAAGACGGCACGGGAGATCGGGCATCCGGAAACTTACAGCGTGGAAGGAACTTCAGAGAAGAATGTGGAGAAGGTAAACGGATTTTTGATATATAACGTCGCAGGATCGGCTCGAGGCGTTCCGACGGGCAAGGCATCCGCAGAAGGGGGCAAGGCTGCAAGTGAATACATAAGGATCGGAGCGCAGCTTGCCCTCGAGAGGAAGATCGGCGCGCTCGTCACCGCTCCCATCTGCAAAGAATCTTTGCAACTTGCAGGGGTAAGACATTCAGGCCACACGGAATTTCTGGCCTCTCTCTCCGGCGTGAAAGAGGTTGGCATGCTCTTTTACAGCCATCCTCTGAAGATTTTCCTCTTAACGACGCATCTATCTCTGAAGGATGCCATCGGTCATGTCAGAAAAGAAGAGATAGTCAAGAAAGCAAAGCTGCTCACCGAAGAGTACTTGAGGCTCTTCAATGAAAAACCCAAGATCGGGATCTGCTCCCTGAACCCTCATGCCGGAGAGGGAGGATTGTTCGGAGAGGAAGAAAACAAAGAGATCATCCCGGCCATAGAAGAGCTGAGACTCCTGAACATCGATGTTTCTGGACCATATGCATCGGATAGTATCTATGCAAGAGCGATGAAAGGAGAATTCGACCTCGTCTTCGCGCTGTATCATGACCAGGGTCTCATCCCGATCAAGTCTCTCAAACTCAGAGCGGTGAACGTCACTCTAGGGTTACCATTCGTGAGGACATCTCCCGATCACGGGACCGCATTCGACATTGTGGGGAAAGATGTAGCCGACCCCTGCAGCATGATCGAAGCCATCAAACTGGCCGCCATGCTTTTGCATTCAAGATCAATCTGA
- the dusB gene encoding tRNA dihydrouridine synthase DusB has translation MILKHVIIEPGLALAPIAGFTDTYFRREIKKLGGCGLIFSEMVSSEALTRDSKRSHKIMEFSHAERPIAIQISGANRERMALAAKIVEDSGADILDINMGCPVSRIVKTGAGAALINDPALVARVLRAVTGSVTIPVTVKIRSGWQKWDRKGIELSRIAEENGAAAITVHARSRSDSFKEKAEWPLIGEVKYQVKIPVIGNGDVKEAEDAIRMKRETGCDAVMIGRAAMSNPWIFRQIMQIERGEVPEVISAAERNRFALEHFRILLENEEDRIALHRMRSFAGWYFRRVPGALQYRRLLNSIKTAREFLETSLDYLS, from the coding sequence ATGATTCTGAAGCACGTCATAATCGAGCCAGGACTTGCTCTCGCCCCCATCGCGGGCTTCACGGATACCTATTTTCGGAGGGAGATCAAGAAACTGGGTGGTTGCGGCCTGATCTTCTCCGAGATGGTAAGCTCGGAAGCCCTTACCAGGGATTCGAAGAGAAGCCATAAGATCATGGAGTTCTCTCACGCCGAGAGGCCGATTGCTATACAGATCTCAGGTGCCAACCGCGAGAGAATGGCGCTAGCGGCAAAGATTGTCGAGGATTCAGGCGCAGACATCCTGGATATCAACATGGGATGTCCGGTTAGCAGAATCGTCAAAACGGGTGCAGGTGCAGCGCTGATCAACGATCCAGCACTTGTGGCCCGGGTCCTTCGGGCGGTGACGGGGAGCGTCACCATCCCGGTGACGGTGAAGATACGATCCGGATGGCAGAAATGGGACAGGAAGGGGATCGAGCTGTCGCGGATCGCCGAAGAAAACGGCGCCGCCGCTATCACTGTTCACGCGCGTTCCCGTTCGGACTCTTTCAAGGAAAAGGCGGAGTGGCCTCTCATCGGAGAAGTGAAATATCAAGTGAAGATTCCCGTGATCGGAAATGGGGACGTGAAAGAGGCGGAAGATGCCATCCGAATGAAACGGGAGACAGGGTGCGATGCAGTGATGATAGGGCGGGCGGCAATGTCCAATCCCTGGATCTTCAGGCAGATCATGCAGATCGAGAGAGGAGAGGTTCCGGAAGTCATAAGCGCGGCCGAACGCAATAGATTCGCCCTAGAGCATTTTCGGATACTGCTTGAAAACGAAGAGGACAGGATCGCACTGCATCGGATGCGGAGCTTCGCCGGATGGTACTTCAGGAGAGTGCCCGGAGCCCTCCAATACCGGAGGCTGCTGAACTCCATAAAGACAGCCAGAGAATTTCTCGAAACTTCACTTGATTATCTTTCCTGA
- a CDS encoding peptidylprolyl isomerase, with product MSRISPYVMALFILLFFSGCLIAGKVIEEIVSKVNDDIITKTEFENYERSLTREIYSTYTGEELDQKLKDAKEYLLYNLINEKLLFQKAEQQYDMKKLGESIMKEFREQKNLKSDKDFQNFLKDVRMTEDELREEILRFQAPQMILNSLIRDEITVSDKEIDNYYEKNIEDFTDPERVTVREIILLATPENREAVREKGREILRQVKEGADFAKLAEQLSDGATREKGGLLGTFVKGELAADLDTRIFQMKSGDVSDLIEASYGFHIVKLEEKTEKKVKPLPDVRFEIYDTISGEKYSEAVNKLLTKMWEDSSIEVNERYQHRLSVKHKAPTR from the coding sequence ATGTCTAGGATATCACCATATGTCATGGCTCTCTTCATTCTTCTGTTCTTCTCCGGTTGTCTCATAGCCGGAAAAGTGATCGAGGAGATTGTGTCCAAGGTCAATGACGACATAATCACAAAAACGGAGTTCGAGAATTACGAACGATCCCTCACAAGAGAGATATACTCAACCTACACAGGTGAGGAGTTGGACCAGAAGCTGAAAGATGCGAAGGAGTATCTTCTCTACAACCTCATCAACGAGAAGCTTCTATTTCAGAAGGCGGAGCAGCAGTACGACATGAAGAAGTTAGGGGAGTCCATCATGAAGGAGTTCCGGGAACAGAAGAACCTGAAATCGGACAAGGATTTCCAGAATTTCCTGAAGGATGTCAGGATGACGGAGGACGAGCTCAGGGAAGAGATTCTGAGATTCCAGGCGCCGCAGATGATCCTGAACTCTCTGATACGCGACGAGATCACGGTCAGCGACAAAGAGATTGACAATTACTATGAGAAAAATATCGAGGATTTTACAGATCCCGAAAGGGTCACTGTCCGGGAGATCATCCTTCTGGCCACTCCCGAGAACAGGGAGGCCGTGCGAGAGAAGGGGAGAGAAATCCTCAGACAGGTGAAAGAGGGAGCGGACTTCGCCAAACTCGCGGAACAACTTTCCGATGGAGCCACCAGAGAAAAGGGGGGTCTCCTTGGAACTTTTGTGAAAGGCGAGCTGGCGGCGGATCTCGATACCAGGATCTTCCAGATGAAAAGTGGGGATGTAAGCGATCTCATCGAAGCCTCTTACGGATTTCACATCGTGAAACTTGAAGAGAAAACTGAAAAGAAGGTTAAGCCCCTCCCCGACGTCCGCTTCGAGATCTATGACACAATCTCGGGTGAGAAATACAGCGAGGCGGTGAACAAGCTTCTCACGAAGATGTGGGAGGACAGCTCCATCGAGGTCAATGAAAGGTATCAACACCGGCTCTCCGTAAAGCACAAAGCGCCCACCAGATGA
- a CDS encoding peptidyl-prolyl cis-trans isomerase — translation MLRFDEFRNEAMFQVMYRLFAIVMVLVWNEGCGFYGEKEEEKNVIAIIGGREITVEMLEKYFYDNLNGILSVASIKDFEQDETDVDKVKSRLFEDFIDTQLLLGEAIKAGVTVGGEEVNEFLKGFGGEEEKAGKLRKGEMERLTEFLMIQKFKSEKLFPGVTVSDTELKQYVQEKMEELKKTHTVTLSIIIVETENEARELFKKIRGNQENFNSLAEKYAVPAGQSGPQVYNIDELPENIRDEVKRLKVGQISKPMSLLGRSCIFRLESVEAEGMKSFEEIAQSMKERLLREKCHAMLEDHLKKLKTGGEIKIFYERLPFHFIRENS, via the coding sequence ATGCTTAGATTCGATGAATTCAGGAACGAAGCCATGTTTCAAGTGATGTACAGGCTTTTTGCTATCGTCATGGTACTGGTATGGAATGAGGGGTGCGGGTTTTACGGGGAGAAAGAGGAGGAGAAGAACGTTATTGCCATCATCGGTGGGAGAGAAATCACGGTCGAGATGCTGGAAAAATATTTCTATGATAATCTCAATGGCATCCTCAGCGTCGCTAGCATCAAAGATTTCGAGCAGGATGAGACTGATGTTGATAAGGTAAAGAGCAGGCTCTTCGAGGATTTCATCGATACCCAGCTCCTGCTGGGAGAGGCGATCAAGGCCGGGGTCACGGTCGGTGGCGAAGAGGTGAATGAGTTCCTGAAAGGGTTCGGGGGGGAAGAGGAAAAGGCTGGGAAGCTCCGGAAAGGAGAGATGGAAAGACTGACAGAATTTTTGATGATACAGAAGTTCAAGAGTGAAAAACTCTTCCCGGGGGTGACGGTGAGCGATACCGAATTGAAGCAGTACGTCCAGGAGAAGATGGAAGAGTTGAAGAAGACCCATACGGTCACGCTAAGCATCATCATAGTGGAGACGGAGAATGAGGCCAGGGAGCTTTTCAAAAAGATCCGCGGAAATCAGGAAAACTTTAACTCCCTGGCGGAGAAATATGCTGTTCCTGCCGGCCAGAGCGGACCCCAGGTTTACAATATCGACGAACTGCCGGAAAACATCCGGGATGAAGTCAAACGGTTGAAAGTCGGGCAGATCAGTAAGCCAATGTCCCTACTTGGAAGGTCATGCATCTTTCGCCTGGAGAGCGTCGAGGCAGAAGGGATGAAATCGTTCGAAGAGATCGCTCAGAGCATGAAAGAACGGCTGCTGCGGGAGAAATGCCATGCCATGCTGGAAGACCATCTCAAAAAGCTGAAGACCGGTGGGGAGATCAAGATCTTTTATGAGCGACTCCCCTTTCATTTCATCAGAGAAAATTCTTGA
- the mfd gene encoding transcription-repair coupling factor translates to MRVDLPEIAYHILEDASFARILRAVSEREERIALSGLIEPARSFFISLIQILTGRKMAYIVSGEAELEFHSRNISSFIAFLGADPKGIATFPSLDADPYNQIPPHLQAACERVAALHRILNGEASIIVLTLRSLVSLLHPPEVFENFFFSLQKDQTLSMEEFIARLLEGGFRPSDYVSSAGEFARRGGIIDLFQPGDDVPLRVEFSGNEIESIRTFDVNSQLSIEKMKKISIRPAAEVPLNSESISRVLNYLKEKKGKDKAKAEEIAEKVRTQRYYPGIEGLGKIMTDQGKSIFDHLNDFYIIVDDPFRVEEELLNIHAELDDNYRESEVPIFPAPTELFIDPRELASRVADHDMGISDLSPLDKRKGHYSISSRPVRNFTGNITQFLSELKNELQRGMRVAIMMNSEGKRDRLMEILREHASSLSGDSGEEARDLSSLISVCRIRSGFELPELNVIVHAEGEIFGRERVRIEKISTHKTFASDFRDLKIGDHVVHYDHGIGKYAGLVKPGGTAGDRDFMLILYAGGDRLYLPVDRLDLVQRYSGVEGKKVVLDKLGGVSWGRAKKKAKKAIDNLARELLQLYAERQVLKGYRFSADMEWLKEFEAGFAYEETPDQLSAIEEIKRDMESERSMDRLLCGDVGFGKTEVAMRAAFKAVMDGRQVALLAPTTVLAFQHYNNFQTRFSPFPVTIEMLSRFRKASEQKEIVRRIKEGSIDIVIGTHRLLSRDVSFKRLGLLIVDEEQRFGVAHKEKLKMMARSVDVLSMTATPIPRTLQMSLAGVRDLSIIETPPANRMSIQTNLIPFRRNIIRSAIRKELRRNGQVYFVHNSVASLPAMAQRIKGICPEAKVIMAHGKMRERDLEKAMLRFISGDYNVLLSTTIIENGLDIPRVNTIVINRADQFGLSQLYQLRGRVGRSDIKAYAYLLIPPLRAISPIARRRLRSLQDFSDLGSGFRLAALDLEIRGAGEFLGTKQHGHIAALGFELYIKMLERAVQELRGEPVRELVPVKINLGIDARIPEYFIPAQNLRLAFYKRITSAETREELEEIRKEMTDQYGTFPVPVKNFFALADLKLAATEIDLREIDHSDGKVILTFGTESPVSAEKIVDFLCEHKGASMTPAGQVTTIQPEGIDRVEWVKMVIKKLV, encoded by the coding sequence ATGAGGGTTGACCTTCCGGAAATCGCCTATCACATCCTGGAAGATGCATCGTTCGCGAGGATACTTCGCGCAGTTTCAGAACGGGAAGAGAGAATCGCTCTTTCAGGGCTCATCGAACCAGCTCGATCTTTCTTCATCTCTCTGATACAGATACTGACAGGCAGAAAGATGGCCTATATCGTGTCGGGAGAAGCCGAGCTCGAATTCCATTCAAGGAACATATCCTCCTTCATAGCCTTTCTGGGAGCTGACCCGAAAGGGATTGCCACCTTCCCCTCGCTCGATGCAGATCCATACAATCAGATCCCGCCTCACCTTCAGGCCGCATGCGAGAGGGTTGCGGCGCTGCACAGGATCCTGAACGGCGAAGCCTCCATCATCGTCCTCACGCTCCGTTCCCTCGTCTCGCTCCTTCATCCTCCCGAAGTTTTCGAGAACTTCTTCTTCTCCTTGCAGAAGGATCAGACTCTTTCTATGGAGGAGTTCATTGCAAGACTGCTTGAGGGAGGCTTTCGTCCTTCGGACTACGTTTCCTCCGCAGGCGAGTTTGCCAGGAGAGGAGGGATCATCGACCTATTTCAGCCGGGTGACGACGTGCCGCTCAGGGTTGAGTTCTCAGGGAACGAGATCGAATCGATCCGCACATTTGACGTTAACAGTCAGCTCTCCATCGAGAAAATGAAAAAGATATCAATCAGACCTGCCGCAGAAGTTCCTCTGAATTCAGAATCTATCTCCAGAGTTCTGAACTACCTTAAAGAGAAGAAAGGAAAGGACAAAGCAAAAGCGGAAGAGATAGCGGAAAAAGTAAGAACGCAGAGATACTATCCGGGCATTGAAGGACTGGGGAAGATCATGACGGATCAGGGAAAGAGCATCTTCGACCACCTGAATGATTTCTACATCATCGTCGACGATCCATTCCGGGTGGAAGAGGAGCTCCTTAACATCCATGCAGAGCTCGATGATAACTACCGCGAATCGGAGGTTCCGATATTCCCAGCGCCGACAGAACTCTTTATCGATCCACGGGAGCTTGCTTCGCGGGTTGCCGATCACGATATGGGGATCTCCGATCTTTCCCCGCTCGACAAGAGGAAGGGCCACTATTCCATAAGCTCAAGGCCGGTTCGAAATTTCACCGGGAACATCACGCAATTCCTTTCGGAGCTCAAAAATGAACTGCAGCGAGGAATGAGAGTGGCCATCATGATGAACTCCGAGGGGAAGCGGGACCGGCTCATGGAGATCCTGAGAGAACATGCCTCTTCGCTCTCCGGAGATTCGGGAGAGGAAGCACGCGATCTGTCCTCTCTTATATCGGTATGCAGGATAAGGTCCGGATTCGAGCTCCCGGAGTTGAACGTCATCGTCCACGCGGAAGGGGAGATCTTCGGGCGCGAGAGGGTGAGGATCGAAAAAATCAGCACTCATAAGACATTCGCATCCGACTTTCGCGACCTGAAGATTGGAGATCACGTTGTCCATTACGACCACGGGATAGGGAAGTATGCCGGCCTCGTAAAGCCGGGAGGAACTGCTGGTGACAGGGACTTCATGCTCATCCTCTATGCGGGAGGAGACCGCTTGTACCTTCCGGTCGACAGGCTGGACCTTGTTCAGCGATACAGCGGCGTCGAGGGGAAGAAAGTTGTTCTCGATAAACTCGGAGGAGTAAGCTGGGGTCGTGCAAAAAAGAAAGCGAAGAAGGCGATTGACAATCTGGCAAGAGAGCTCCTGCAGCTTTATGCGGAGAGACAGGTTCTCAAGGGGTATCGATTTTCGGCCGATATGGAGTGGCTGAAAGAGTTCGAAGCAGGTTTCGCCTATGAAGAAACGCCTGACCAGTTAAGCGCCATAGAAGAGATCAAAAGGGATATGGAAAGTGAACGGTCGATGGACCGGCTCCTATGTGGTGATGTGGGGTTCGGGAAAACGGAGGTGGCAATGCGCGCCGCCTTCAAAGCCGTGATGGATGGAAGGCAGGTCGCTCTTCTCGCTCCCACGACAGTCCTCGCCTTCCAGCATTACAACAATTTTCAAACACGGTTCTCCCCCTTTCCCGTCACCATCGAGATGCTGAGCCGGTTCAGGAAGGCTTCCGAACAGAAGGAGATCGTCAGAAGAATTAAGGAAGGGAGCATTGACATCGTCATCGGAACGCATCGCCTCCTCTCAAGGGATGTCTCCTTTAAGAGGCTGGGGCTTCTCATCGTTGACGAGGAGCAGCGGTTCGGCGTTGCGCACAAGGAGAAGTTGAAGATGATGGCGCGATCTGTGGACGTTCTTTCCATGACGGCTACCCCGATTCCGAGAACCCTCCAGATGTCGCTGGCAGGCGTGCGGGATCTGTCGATTATCGAGACGCCACCCGCCAACAGGATGTCCATTCAGACGAATCTCATTCCCTTCCGGAGGAACATCATAAGATCTGCCATAAGGAAAGAGTTGAGGCGAAACGGGCAGGTTTACTTCGTACACAACAGCGTCGCATCGCTTCCCGCCATGGCGCAACGGATCAAGGGGATCTGCCCGGAGGCAAAAGTCATCATGGCCCACGGGAAGATGCGGGAGAGAGATCTCGAGAAGGCCATGCTCAGGTTCATCTCGGGAGATTACAACGTTCTGCTCTCCACGACAATCATCGAGAACGGACTAGATATTCCAAGGGTCAACACCATAGTCATCAACAGGGCCGACCAGTTTGGGTTATCGCAGCTCTACCAATTAAGGGGAAGGGTCGGGCGCTCTGACATCAAGGCGTATGCCTATCTGTTGATCCCACCGCTGCGCGCGATCTCGCCCATAGCCCGGAGGCGGCTGAGATCCCTCCAGGACTTCAGCGACCTGGGGTCGGGATTCAGGCTGGCGGCCCTCGACCTCGAGATCAGGGGAGCCGGGGAGTTCCTTGGAACCAAGCAGCATGGACACATTGCGGCTCTCGGATTCGAGCTCTACATCAAGATGCTGGAGAGAGCGGTCCAGGAGCTGAGGGGCGAACCTGTCAGAGAGCTCGTGCCCGTGAAGATCAATCTTGGCATAGATGCAAGGATACCGGAGTATTTCATCCCGGCGCAGAATCTACGCCTTGCCTTTTACAAGAGGATAACATCGGCGGAGACTCGCGAGGAGCTCGAGGAGATCAGAAAAGAGATGACGGACCAGTATGGGACATTCCCTGTCCCTGTGAAGAATTTCTTTGCCCTGGCCGATCTCAAGCTGGCCGCGACCGAGATCGATCTGAGAGAGATCGATCATTCCGACGGGAAGGTAATCCTGACCTTTGGCACGGAGTCACCCGTCTCTGCCGAGAAGATCGTGGATTTCCTCTGCGAGCATAAAGGAGCCTCAATGACTCCTGCGGGACAGGTCACCACTATCCAACCGGAAGGGATCGATCGCGTGGAATGGGTGAAAATGGTCATCAAAAAGCTTGTGTGA